From the genome of Magnolia sinica isolate HGM2019 chromosome 12, MsV1, whole genome shotgun sequence:
TTTTGGATGGCTCATGAGCCCACCGTGGGCCTGACTTTTAGCCCAATTAATTACCGGGTCAGGGTCAGGCTATCTGGCCTTCATTTCCAAAATTTTCTATTGAAGCCCAACCTAAGCTCTAAAATGGGCACGCTCATAATAATAATAGGTATGCCATGGGCTTACAGGGAGAGAACGAAAATGGTCTACAAGACGTTGGAAAGGGTGGAAAAGTCCTGTGCGGTCAAATACTCTGGGagagtgtgatggttcatactctGGCACGCTAAAATTgtatgtgtgacccactttacAGGTCATAGTCCAAATTCAAAGTTTGATTTAACAATCCAATGGGAAATGATACAGCAAGTCAGCTTGgtagggccatcatgatgtttatgataaattcaCCTTATTTATCTggtttgctagctcattttaggacatgagaccaaaaatgagatggatccaaaactcaaagagGCGACATGTGAGAAAACAGCGGGTATTGAATGACCACTGTGGAtacattaaaattttcatttttaggaaccaccttataaacagtttggatgacaaataaatatcgagtagacctaagaaggttttaactgtATGCATTTCTTTCCTCACCCTTTTCTCTCTATGTCGCGCAtaattaagttttggatcttcctcattttttatctcatgcttaaagtgagctggaaaaacagacaTTGAGTAAATTTATAACAAACAttacggtagggcccacctagctttCCTGTATAGGAACTTCCGACAAAGGCCTTTTGTAAGCAATCTACGTCTGCCATAGGTAGTGGAATAGTATAGGGTGCCAATCATCAAGAAGCAAGTGGCGGATAAAGTTACTCTGTAAAAAATTTCCTTGAATTTTTATCTGTAAAGGTGCTTTTAAAATATCACACAACATTTCATGATTGATGGCTTAGCACATCCTAATAAGCTGTTGTATCATTTCTAAGCATTTATTTGTTGAATTTAGaattaataaaaattttcatttgattgtccattaaatatttaattactTCTTTATTACATACACACCAGTTAATATTGGGTCAGGCTTAGTTATAACCTAACCCAGCCTGCTGCCACCCGTAATTATTTTTCATGCCAGTGTGATATTTTCATATATAAATGCTAATAACCAATAATTTCTAAGGAACTATGTGATTCTTGATGGAGTATGTGGACCTCATACTTAAATTTTCAAGTTGCATTGTCAGCCTTTCGAAGataattttttgaaatgttagaATCTTAAAATTAAAGAGATTTTTTTGCACACACCAACTATCAAGGATATAAAAAGGATCTGCTAGCTTGAGTTGCTTAGTTATACTTATTAGATTGTAAATGACTGTAAATCTATACAAAtctgtaaatttattttaattagatTCCAGGAGATTTGATTAGTAATTGTACAGCTATTCTTAGATCAGGAGCTTATCAAAATAGTTCGTATTTTTTCTATAATCATTTACAATCTAATAATCATGGTGTTGTGCATATTGCCAACCGAACGCTCTATAAGAAGAACTTATATAAGATCCACGCAGAGCTGCCTCATGTTTAGCGAGGAAACCATTGGAAATAGTTGGGATGAGAAATATTGGACCACTGATTTTGTGTAGGGACCACTGTAGTGTCtatattccatctaatctattcattcaAAGCcactcattaaaaaaataataataataaataaataaaataaaataaaataaaattctaaaaatcaaactaatattcaGAGCTCAATTGGAGCATGCCAAGTGAATTTAGGGATTTTAAGTATCATTTTGCATTGTGCCCCCAATGGGATGGCTCAAGtaagtgttgaatcagcctgCTTTTTGGTATCAAGGCCAGACTGGAGGTGTTATATACTTGATGGATAAGGCGGGTTTCATGCATGTAATAAAGTTGTTTTACCACATTAGCTGTAGGTATGCACCCTATGTACCCATGGGAGTCAGGTGAGATTTTTCCCTAAAAAAAGAGTGTGACCATACCATTTTTCCACCAACaagccacttgtgtaggacatgaCATGAGTATCATGAAAAAGTAGGCCCCACCGCCATGAAGATCACCAAAGGCAGATCGCGTACTACCCCCACTAAGGACCTGGCCCACTACAAGAAAATATGCCTTTAGCTAtagttttttagcctcagttaaaATAATGGAAGCTAAATGTgtttttttagcctcagttgctaagaaactaaggctaaaagttcatttttcacttaattaaaagttcattttttacATCAATTGCTAAGGAACCGATGtcaaaagtttactttttagcctcagttgcataggaaccgaggccaaaagcctactttttagcctcagttgtataagaaccgaggctaaaagtccacTATTTtacctcaattgcataggaattGAGACCAAAAGTCTATTTTGCCCGAAAACTATCGTCCACAGAGGCCTACTAAAAATTAATTGGATCATTCGATTAATGTAATTTTGGCATGTAGCCAATGTGATGTGTTTAATACTTAATGACAGTTCATATTAATTAACTGGTGTCCAAGTGAATGGGTGGAACCGAGAACAATGTAACTTGGTGCTTGGAGAATATTTAGCATTCTCTTGTTTTTAGAATTTTAATAAAatgacatttatttatttattttattttattttttacttcatTGGATAGAATCACCCAAAAAAATTTCCTTAGATGTCACCGCCTATATTGAAGGGTCTTTTTATTTCACTCTAATGATTATTATCTTATTTTTTAATATGACCAAAATACTCATAAACTATGGGCATATCTTTGCATATTTTGatgaaattattgatttaaattaTTATTGATTATCTTGATATGGCTTAAATATCTGTCCATTTacttttgaatggtctagatcactcccCACTGTCATAGAATGATCCAAATCCCTATTCAACTACTTCTGAACAACTCAAGAAATTTACCAATTTTTGAAGTATCCAAATTATAAATAATTTAGTGTTTGTCCACATTCTTGGAATGCCCGAGATGGCCATGTATGTACTTTTAAATGGTCCAAATCATGGTCACAAATACTACTTGGGGACATTTTTGTAACTTGTAAAAGTAGGCTAGTAAGGTGACTTGAATTTGACTAAAAGTGATAAAATAAATAGACATCACTAAATATTAGAACATTTTTAGGCTATTTTTATCTAACTAAATAAACACAAGAGTGGCATTTCATAAacatctacttaatttttttttgggaGGGGTACTTTCGTCATAACAGAAAACCCAGGCTCAACTCCACACACCGTCTCATTCGTttggactaggggtgtacattgagtcgaactgagtcgagctggcctcagctcgactcggcttggccactagctgacctcagcttgaactcgactcTGCTCGGTCTTagagcttgactggccaactcaactcggtttggttagtagctcgggccagctctGGCCGAGTTCGACACAAGATCGAGCTGAATTCACTATTGAGGTATTTTCATAAATATATGGActataccttcaaaatctcactatatttaatataacaacaatggttttacatgtattttatcgaataccttctaagcaatataaaaatcaagaaaaaaaggatgTTGGTTTTGTATACATGCCTTGCTTGCCATCAGCtatacttctttgagtcatttcatcaaacacttggtgggcaacataaatatcaaagtaacccAGTCATTGAaccggttcgatccgagtcgagctggggctagctcgaactcagcttcgaatcgacTAGCTTGGTTCGCGTACACCCCCGTTTCGGACCAAACCCAGTGAAACCGTTACTCCCTCCCCTGCATTAAAAGCCCCAGCAAAAACCGTCCCCAGACAAATAAATCCCTCCGTCCATTGCAAAACCCgcttctctctcgctctctctctctctctctacaaatcAACGGAACAAAAAACCCAACATCTCCCCTCAACGGAtcaatctccaccgtccatcagattctgCCCTCACCCGTCCTCGCGCGCCATGCTTCCCCAACAGCCTCCGCCACACGCATCCTCCCATCCGTCGCCCCCTCGCTTCTCCTTCTCCCACCCAACAGCCTCTGGCCCCCACCGCAAGATCGCGATCGCCGTCGATCTCAGCGACGAGTCGGCCTTCGCCGTCCGTTGGGCCGTACATAACTACCTCCGCCCCAGCGACTCCGTCGTCCTCCTCCACGTCCGCCCCACCTCCGTCCTCTACGGCGCCGATTGGGGCTCCGTCGACCTCTCCCTCCACGACTCTGCTGACTCATCGGAAGAGTCCCAGCGGAAGCTGGAAGACGATTTCGATGCTTTCACCGCTGCCAAGGCCGCTGATCTCGCTCAGCCCCTTGTCGCGGCCCGCATACCGTTCAAGATCCATATCGTCAAAGATCATGACATGAAGGAGAGGCTCTGCTTGGAAGTCGAACGGCTGGGATTGAGTGCAGTGATCATGGGGAGCCGTGGGTTCGGTGCATCGAGGCGGACGATTAAGGGGAGGCTCGGGAGTGTTAGCGATTACTGCGTGCATCATTGCATTTGCCCGGTGGTGGTTGTGCGGGATCCGGATGAGAAGGATGGAAGCATGGCCGTAGAAGCTGCTGCTGTGGGGCCCAAGGCGGTGGCGAAGGATGCAGAGCTGCATCCGCTGCCAGAGGATGAGCAGGAATACCATGACACTTCAGATGAACAGAAAGGTTAGGGCTTTTCTTATGTCATTTTTACTAGAACTGGTTCGGTGCCTCTGAATATGCAGTTGAAACAAGGAGCATTGGATTCTCCATTGGACGGTTGGTGTTTCACCTGTAGAAGTGAATTAATGGTTGTAGATGTGGAGGCACTGAATCACTTCTCAGTTTTTCTCATTTGCAGGACTACTTGAAATTGTTGCTTGTGGCATGTTTGTTTGGAGATTGATGGtggtcatttggtgggccatgttcTAGGTGGCCCACCATGCGAAAAATTGGACTGAACCGATGATCATGGCTTTTGTTTTATTGGATATTTTGTGGGTAGGATGTGAATTGTTGGTCTTTTCAGTTTTAGTTCTGTGGCTTTTTGGGTCATTGGTCTATTTGATCTGTGGGATTTTTAATCGGTGGGCTATTCACGGTTCGGATCAGTGGTGCCTTTATTGCAACTGCTTGTTTGGTGGGCAATATTTGGATGGCATTCTCTGCACGCTGGA
Proteins encoded in this window:
- the LOC131221835 gene encoding universal stress protein PHOS34-like isoform X2 is translated as MLPQQPPPHASSHPSPPRFSFSHPTASGPHRKIAIAVDLSDESAFAVRWAVHNYLRPSDSVVLLHVRPTSVLYGADWGSVDLSLHDSADSSEESQRKLEDDFDAFTAAKAADLAQPLVAARIPFKIHIVKDHDMKERLCLEVERLGLSAVIMGSRGFGASRRTIKGRLGSVSDYCVHHCICPVVVVRDPDEKDGSMAVEAAAVGPKAVAKDAELHPLPEDEQEYHDTSDEQKDA
- the LOC131221835 gene encoding universal stress protein PHOS34-like isoform X1, which produces MLPQQPPPHASSHPSPPRFSFSHPTASGPHRKIAIAVDLSDESAFAVRWAVHNYLRPSDSVVLLHVRPTSVLYGADWGSVDLSLHDSADSSEESQRKLEDDFDAFTAAKAADLAQPLVAARIPFKIHIVKDHDMKERLCLEVERLGLSAVIMGSRGFGASRRTIKGRLGSVSDYCVHHCICPVVVVRDPDEKDGSMAVEAAAVGPKAVAKDAELHPLPEDEQEYHDTSDEQKGRVMWDRDIQLLHAV